The following coding sequences lie in one Apium graveolens cultivar Ventura chromosome 3, ASM990537v1, whole genome shotgun sequence genomic window:
- the LOC141711946 gene encoding membrin-11-like has product MEGGGTSLSELYQSSKRLLIKCRDGLERLERLEFSSLSATVDSPELSYSVQRDISQIHSLCSNMDLLWRSVAAKSQRDLWKRKVEHVAEEADSLKESLDKYFQRHQRRMQETQEREALLGRANGESSHVLRIFDEEAQAMQSARNSSRMLEEANATGIAILSKYAEQRDRLKKAQRKALDVLNTLGLSNSVLRLIERRNRVDQWIKYAGMALTIIVLIAFWRWTR; this is encoded by the exons ATGGAAGGAGGAGGCACAAGTCTATCGGAACTATATCAAAGCTCAAAGAGGTTGTTGATAAAGTGCAGAGATGGCTTAGAGCGCCTGGAGCGTCTCGAATTTTCATCATTATCAGCTACTGTAGACTCTCCCGAGCTTTCTTACAGCGTACAAAGAGATATCTCTCAGATCCATTCTCTCTGCTCTAATATGGATCTCCTTTGGCGTTCCGTCGCTGCCAAATCTCAGCGTGATCTCTGGAAAAG AAAAGTCGAACACGTGGCTGAAGAGGCAGACTCATTGAAAGAAAGTCTGGATAAATACTTTCAACGACATCAGAGACGAATGCAAGAAACTCAAGAGAGGGAAGCGTTGTTGGGAAGAGCT AATGGGGAATCATCACATGTTTTGAGAATTTTTGATGAGGAAGCGCAAGCAATGCAGTCTGCTCGAAATTCTTCAAGGATGCTGGAAGAAGCTAATGCAACTGGAATTGCTATCCTATCGAAATATGCTGAACAGAGGGATCGTTTAAAG AAAGCTCAACGAAAAGCATTGGATGTTCTTAATACACTGGGGCTGTCAAATTCTGTTTTAAGGCTTATAGAGAGGAGAAACCGTGTTGACCAGTGGATCAAATATGCAGGAATGGCCCTGACAATCATCGTCCTAATTGCTTTCTGGAGGTGGACACGATGA
- the LOC141710626 gene encoding plant cysteine oxidase 2-like translates to MTTRVARSRKEISKPLGCARKDKTNKKEKRCKRTTNSKTRSKELQPAPSTNLLQRLYVTCEDVFKSGDANLPSADVQTLRLILDSMVPEDVGLSPEIKFFNPSNAPEEVPKVGYTSIHQCKNYSLCIFFLSTNAVIPLHNHPGMTVFSKLLIGTMHVKAYDWVNQVESEDSTTSPSKLRLAKLKANSIFTAPCDTSVLYPTSGGNIHEFRAITPCAILDVIGPPYSVEEDRDCSYFKDIPYSAFPIGGKGSLINKEEADSYGWLEEIKETPKEAQIYGVCYMGPQIIETTP, encoded by the exons ATGACGACCAGAGTTGCGAGATCAAGGAAAGAAATCTCTAAACCACTTGGATGTGCAAGAAAGGATAAGACTAACAAGAAAGAGAAGAGATGCAAAAGAACCACCAACTCAAAAACCAGATCAAAAGAGTTGCAACCTGCACCATCCACCAATTTGTTGCAAAGATTATATGTAACTTGTGAGGATGTGTTTAAAAGTGGAGATGCTAATTTACCTTCCGCTGATGTCCAAACACTCAGACTCATCCTCG ATAGTATGGTGCCTGAGGATGTAGGTCTAAGTCCGGAAATTAAGTTCTTTAACCCTTCTAATGCTCCTGAGGAAGTTCCAAAAGTCGGATACACTAGTATACACCAATGCAAGAATTACTCG CTCTGCATCTTTTTCCTGTCTACAAATGCTGTCATTCCTTTGCATAACCACCCAGGGATGACTGTTTTCAGTAAGCTTTTGATTGGCACAATGCACGTCAAAGCATATGACTGGGTTAATCAGGTTGAATCCGAGGACTCGACTACATCTCCCTCTAAAT TGAGATTGGCAAAGTTGAAAGCAAACAGTATTTTCACAGCTCCATGCGACACATCTGTTCTGTACCCAACTTCAGGAGGCAACATCCATGAGTTTAGAGCTATAACACCGTGTGCAATTCTTGATGTTATCGGTCCACCCTATTCTGTAGAAGAAGATCGAGATTGCTCCTACTTCAAAGACATTCCCTACTCCGCATTCCCAA TTGGGGGTAAAGGAAGCTTGATCAACAAAGAAGAGGCTGATTCATATGGATGGTTGGAAGAGATTAAAGAGACGCCAAAGGAGGCGCAGATTTATGGAGTGTGTTATATGGGACCTCAGATCATCGAAACTACCCCTTAG